The genomic window ATGAAATAAAAGAAGGTAACAAAACAAAAAAAGAAACAAACATGAAAAATGAAAAATTCGACTATATCGTTATAGGCACGGGACCTGCCGGAGCGGTAATAGCAAACCGTCTGAGTGCTGATGGTAAAAATAGGGTGTTGGTACTCGAAGCCGGTGACAACAACGATAAAGATCCCATGGTAATAAGTGCGAACACAAATCTTTATTCTCATTTCCCTGAGTTCTTTTGGCCGGGCCAAACGGCTTCACAAAGCGAATTGAACGGAATGTCGCTTAATATCGGTCATGGTCGTACTTCGGGAGGAGGTTCTTCAATCAATGGTGAGATGTATGTTCGTCCTACACCCTTTGTTTTGCAGAACTGGGAAAAAGCTGCCGGAGATAAATGGAGCCCTGAAAATGTTACAAAACATTTTCGTGAACTCGAAAACTTCAACGGCAAGGCGGCAAAATCAGATGTTCATGGTTTGGAAGGCGAACTGAATATCCGTCAGAACTTGCAACAAACGCCTGTCATTGTTGAGAAATTAGTATCGGCAATGGAAAATGCAACCGGACTTAAACGGGTGGATGACTATAATGACCCTCGAACTCCGATAGGGCCGTTCACCCGCTATCAAGTATATCAAAAACCCGACGGAAGTCGTGCCAGTGCTTCGGTTTGCTTTTTGAATGAAGATGTTCGCAAACGTGAAAATCTGATTGTACTGAATCATGCTACTGCTACCAAGATCTTATTCTCTTCCGATAAAACCGCCGAAGGTGTCACATATATTCATAATGGTGTGTCTAAACAGGCTTCCGCAAGTAAGAAAGTTATTGTTTCGGCAGGAATTCACAGTGTTCAATTATT from Bacteroidales bacterium includes these protein-coding regions:
- a CDS encoding GMC family oxidoreductase N-terminal domain-containing protein, which produces MMKKMWIGLLIAVFCMGAGNKSYSNEIKEGNKTKKETNMKNEKFDYIVIGTGPAGAVIANRLSADGKNRVLVLEAGDNNDKDPMVISANTNLYSHFPEFFWPGQTASQSELNGMSLNIGHGRTSGGGSSINGEMYVRPTPFVLQNWEKAAGDKWSPENVTKHFRELENFNGKAAKSDVHGLEGELNIRQNLQQTPVIVEKLVSAMENATGLKRVDDYNDPRTPIGPFTRYQVYQKPDGSRASASVCFLNEDVRKRENLIVLNHATATKILFSSDKTAEGVTYIHNGVSKQASASKKVIVSAGIHSVQLLLLSGIGSRETLEKFDIPVVYENKNVGADLAFDDYCHAIFKVNESDAKELATNDPNAKWIGGAFLPDPRGSRSSQERSIQIFISDMGNGMVNFGLLNVNPKSRGFSTILSDDPLKVISVDYQFLSNPDDLELLKSMLREYIARIGEELHKIDPAYELISPTKEELADDNKLKAFIINGFTNSFHDQCALRMGKESEGAVVNSSGEVYGVKNLIVADASVIPYHVDGNTSAPAYLIGSIIAEEILSK